The following coding sequences are from one Anopheles bellator chromosome X, idAnoBellAS_SP24_06.2, whole genome shotgun sequence window:
- the LOC131213232 gene encoding LOW QUALITY PROTEIN: PH and SEC7 domain-containing protein (The sequence of the model RefSeq protein was modified relative to this genomic sequence to represent the inferred CDS: substituted 1 base at 1 genomic stop codon), with the protein MSGLTRPSKMAEEVTVALRMVRGTSFGFKVRQLETGEHVIYQILEHSPAAMCSKVEIGDVILKINGKDVTLLESKHVLKQIRQSPKNMKLHLRKDAKIKKLVCSAARSSGEFRPQLEPQKEPEVYTVTIPRPVDRWGFGFELYKSELVEHVISGIYPNTPAALCEKVQVGDVFLKINGHDVQFSPPHEVLKCLRTATDPIRAQMKRDQAVHKHVHQHVQFLGKKHLSQSQSNLSDKKSSPIAEYQQQTTGSSIKNASKQSPTLRKASSIPAPRFSQAKRAKLPEVIHTIPKVTASSGQQHSCTFRINILEDNGRRSKIPTTNSWSAPQSPLSNRRVCQQPARSVSQMNAQGYRDDHDDDNSDDEDGNNVPAERASKRSDDRRYVMTGESWFEPRYEFEGTTNKKRGSGKGKNTAPIGYDTLSSSTSVSEERSSSVSTSLVGPNSGIDNGATQPPSPSSPLLSIGGSDLARTKEKSVIDDNRVSLSNSYNMKSSQISSVSEDKNFAENLPTLKFAGYQFIHGGASGNSSSGLQRSNNEIAVSSLPTSPDYMMVKGIFDDSISYQTAPHPPGSVGSLIPLSRLYENDDEDVQQAAQALRALPVSVSSQNQEFASLDGTGGGADAVSTSSDVAGSAFVDAGNGGAIRKRYAVGFRTSRSEDHLQQSQRDGGIGAVVSIDIDEDVNSSLNTLLDPRYDAPDDRMISDSGLVHKSINDQPAAHQTDIVGAFKIGGDVAGDIDKRMVPGSASATTAVRAVVSFSSSPSSSTHHSPSGSPISPTSVSSSVMTSSGGSREHSHQGNGNGSQLEPGAASVPGNIPSALGFPNMIGQQQQTAGRAVAVQVGTMGSGSGSGIANTSIGTDLSLSEAISSPDFQDNGEDLLTTGELMDLILSDPSEDSDSTILLSEAFTRGEYPSVERDYRVVIPVRSGDAKKDARGGIMEEDTNTGASQKRSISGAIGSNLKANFVQTNSAAFKNDTDSKRGFPIGAYEPIDETANVSVGAADVGLLTREASPPVSDDGSDVESLHSFQYSPKGVDIPSAERLAKRLFNLEGFKKSHVSRHLSKNNEFTRAVAEEYLKFFNFENHSLDEALRIFLNQFSLSGETQERERVLNHFSRRYLDCNPDSFRSQDSVHTLTCAIMLLNTDLHGPNMGRARMTCTEFIENLKELNDGINFPKDVLKHLYHAIKNQPFEWAVDDEPEVKDRRVGDNSGSVILSNEASSVLRSAGGGIGGGSVANAGGGGGSLQGPPIGSNSFFDTPSMMAAVEYKKGYIMRKCCSEANNKRTSCXSFLLRTAPFGRRSWKMVFCTVRDLALYLHKDEHTFRKYQMSDHVHNAIRIHHALATRAIDYTKKEHVFRLQTADQSEFLFQAGDSKELQSWIDTINFVCAAFSAPPLEGGVGSQRRFQRPLLPSMQSKLLMREQLASHYHQIDKHKRLLEEHKSNPVTGNKGLNLQNYRDKEQYLEFEIKRYRTYYTLLSSRLSVDHAELGSQDGSSDTSMISGSSEPQEVGRRTIAGNIIHQHQSTIEQQGDVEAATVAVTNNLRAAGVGNKYEHGGVAMYRSDDSQEFG; encoded by the exons ATGTCTGGTCTAACTCGGCCATCCAAGATGGCCGAAGAAGTTACGGTCGCATTACGGATGGTACGAGGTACCTCATTTGGCTTCAAGGTTCGCCAGCTGGAAACTGGAGAACATGTCATTTACCAAATCTTGGAGCATTCACCGGCAGCAATGTGTTCGAAG GTGGAGATCGGAGatgtcattttgaaaattaatggcAAGGATGTCACGTTGTTAGAATCCAAACACG tTCTCAAACAAATCAGACAGTCCccgaaaaatatgaaacttCATTTACGCAAAG acgcgaaaataaaaaaactagTCTGTAGCGCGGCCAGAAGCTCCGGGGAATTTCGACCACAGTTGGAACCACAAAAGGAGCCGGAAGTGTACACTGTTACAATACCACGGCCAGTCGATCGCTGGGGTTTCGGGTTTGAGCTATACAAATCGGAACTGGTGGAGCATGTGATCTCTGGCATCTATCCGAATACGCCTGCAGCTCTCTGTGAGAAG GTACAAGTAGGCGATGTGTTTCTCAAGATAAATGGGCATGATGTTCAGTTTAGCCCGCCTCATGAAG TTTTGAAATGCCTTCGAACTGCTACCGATCCAATAAGAGCCCAAATGAAACGTG ATCAAGCCGTTCATAAACATGTACACCAACATGTTCAGTTTCTTGGCAAGAAACACCTCTCTCAGTCGCAATCCAACTTGAGCGACAAAAAGAGCAGTCCGATAGCTGAATACCAGCAACAGActaccggcagcagcataaaaaatgcatcaaagCAAAGCCCAACGCTACGCAAAGCCAGCTCCATTCCAGCGCCCCGTTTTTCACAAGCGAAGCGCGCAAAATTGCCTGAAGTAATCCACACGATTCCAAAGGTGACTGCCAGTAGCGGACAGCAGCATAGTTGCACTTTCCGCATTAATATATTGGAAGATAACGGCCGGCGCTCCAAGATTCCAACTACCAACTCGTGGAGTGCGCCACAGTCACCGCTCAGCAACCGCCGAGTCTGTCAACAACCTGCTCGATCTGTTTCGCAGATGAATGCGCAAGGTTACAGAGACGATCATGATGACGATAACAGCGATGATGAAGACGGCAACAATGTCCCCGCAGAGCGTGCCTCAAAGCGCTCCGATGACCGCCGCTATGTAATGACTGGAGAATCGTGGTTCGAACCAAGATACGAATTTGAG GGAACAACCAACAAGAAGCGGGGCAGTGGAAAAGGCAAGAACACGGCACCCATCGGCTACGATACGTTGTCATCTTCAACGAGCGTCTCGGAAGAGCGTTCCAGTAGCGTCAGTACTAGTCTGGTGGGGCCGAATAGCGGAATAGACAATGGTGCGACACAACCGCCTAGTCCATCTTCTCCTCTTCTGTCGATCGGAGGCAGCGACCTTGCACGTACCAAGGAAAAGAGTGTCATAGATGACAACCGCGTTAGCTTGAGCAACAGTTACAATATGAAGTCGTCGCAGATTTCTAGTGTCTCGGAAGATAAAAATTTTGCGGAGAACTTACCAACACTGAAATTTGCTGGTTACCAATTCATCCATGGAGGTGCGAGTGGTAACTCTTCCAGCGGGTTGCAGCGATCTAATAACGAGATAGCTGTTAGTTCGTTACCAACCAGCCCAGACTATATGATGGTAAAAGGCATTTTTGACGATAGCATTAGTTATCAAACTGCACCCCATCCTCCAGGATCTGTTGGAAGTCTTATTCCTCTGTCAAGGTTGTACGAGAATGATGACGAAGACGTACAACAGGCTGCGCAAGCTTTACGAGCGCTTCCTGTTTCAGTATCATCACAGAATCAGGAATTTGCATCCTTAGATGGTACTGGGGGAGGAGCGGATGCAGTATCGACCAGTAGTGATGTGGCAGGCTCTGCATTTGTTGATGCAGGGAATGGAGGAGCAATCCGTAAACGTTATGCAGTGGGCTTCCGGACTAGCCGATCAGAGGATCATTTACAACAGTCGCAACGCGATGGAGGCATCGGTGCAGTTGTTTcgatcgacatcgacgagGACGTAAATAGCTCGCTGAATACATTGCTTGATCCACGCTACGATGCTCCTGACGACCGCATG atttccgattccggacTTGTACACAAATCAATAAATGATCAACCAGCAGCGCATCAGACTGACATCGTTGGTGCCTTCAAGATAGGCGGCGATGTAGCTGGCGATATTGATAAGAGGATGGTACCGGGATCTGCGTCGGCTACAACGGCCGTACGTGCCGTAGTGTCATTTTCTAGCTCGCCAAGTTCGTCAACACATCATTCGCCAAGCGGTAGTCCGATTTCGCCCACATCCGTCTCTTCGTCCGTGATGACCTCCTCTGGCGGTTCACGAGAACATTCACATCAGGGAAATGGCAATGGTAGTCAGTTAGAACCAGGTGCCGCCAGTGTTCCCGGTAACATCCCATCAGCGCTCGGATTCCCAAATATGATAggtcagcaacagcagacaGCAGGACGCGCGGTTGCGGTGCAAGTCGGTACAATGGGTAGCGGTTCGGGATCGGGTATAGCAAACACGTCTATCGGAACGGATCTGAGTTTGTCCGAAGCTATCTCAAGTCCAGACTTTCAGGATAACGGTGAAGATTTGCTAACTACTGGTGAACTAATGGATCTAATACTTAGTGATCCAAGTGAAGATTCAGACTCGACGATCTTGTTGTCAGAGGCTTTCACTCGTGGTGAATACCCTAGTGTCGAACGCGATTACCGTGTCGTAATTCCAGTACGATCTGGTGACGCTAAAAAAGACGCTAGAGGAGGGATCATGGAAGAGGACACCAATACTGGTGCCTCGCAGAAACGATCGATTAGTGGTGCTATAGGTAGTAACCTAAAAGCCAATTTCGTTCAGACTAATAGTGCTGCATTTAAAAACGACACTGATAGCAAACGTGGATTTCCCATTGGCGCATATGAACCAATTGATGAGACTGCCAACGTAAGCGTgggtgctgctgatgttggACTGTTGACACGTGAGGCGTCGCCGCCCGTTTCGGACGATGGCAGTGACGTCGAGTCGTTGCACTCCTTCCAATACTCACCAAAAGGTGTAGACATCCCGTCTGCAGAACGACTAGCCAAGCGCCTGTTTAATCTGGAGGGCTTCAAAAAAAGTCATGTTTCGCGGCATTTGAGCAAAAA CAACGAATTCACCCGCGCTGTTGCTGAAGAATACCTGAAGTTTTTTAACTTTGAAAACCATTCATTGGATGAGGCGTTGCGCATCTTTTTAAACCAGTTTTCGCTATCCGGCGAAACACAAGAACGGGAACGTGTTCTAAACCATTTCTCTCGTCGCTACTTAGATTGCAACCCagattcgtttcgttctcaAG ATTCGGTGCACACGCTTACATGCGCAATCATGCTATTAAACACGGATCTTCATGGTCCCAACATGGGACGAGCTCGCATGACATGCACAGAGTTTATCGAAAATCTAAAAGAACTCAATGATGGAATTAACTTTCCTAAGGATGTGCTCAAGCACCTGTACcatgcaataaaaaatcaaccatTCGAGTGGGCCGT TGATGATGAACCAGAAGTAAAGGATCGGCGTGTGGGAGATAATAGCGGCAGTGTAATTCTCAGTAATGAAGCCAGTAGTGTTTTGAGAAGTGCAGGAGGAGGCATCGGCGGTGGTAGTGTAGCTAACGCTGGAGGTGGCGGAGGAAGTTTGCAGGGTCCTCCGATTGGTTCGAACTCCTTCTTCGATACGCCttcgatgatggccgccgtGGAGTATAAAAAAGGTTATATTATGCGGAAATGTTGCAGTGAagcgaacaataaacgaa CTTCATGTTAATCCTTTTTGCTACGCACAGCTCCTTTTGGACGTCGGTCATGGAAGATGGTCTTCTGCACGGTTCGTGATCTGGCGCTGTATCTACATAAAGACGAGCATACGTTCAGGAAATACCAAATGTCCGATCATGTGCATAATGCAATTCGAATTCACCATGCTTTGGCCACTCGAGCGATCGATTATACAAAGAAGGAACACGTCTTCCGTCTACAGACTGCAGATCAATCGGAGTTTCTATTCCAAGCGGGAGACTCGAAGGAGCTTCAGTCATGGATCGACACAATCAATTTCGTTTGCGCTGCTTTTTCGGCTCCACCACTTGAGGGTGGTGTAGGTAGTCAAAGGCGATTCCAACGCCCACTGTTACCAAGCATGCAGAGCAAGTTACTTATG CGTGAACAATTAGCTTCGCACTACCATCAGATTGATAAACATAAACGCCTGCTTGAGGAGCATAAGTCGAATCCCGTAACTGGCAATAAGGGTTTGAACCTGCAAAATTATCGAGATAAGGAACAGTATCTCGAATTCGAG ATTAAGCGCTACCGTACGTACTATACTTTGTTAAGCTCCCGCCTCAGTGTGGACCATGCGGAACTCGGCAGCCAGGATGGTAGTTCTGATACATCGATGATTAGTGGTTCTTCTGAGCCGCAGGAAGTGGGGCGTCGCACTATTGCTGGCAACATTATCCACCAACACCAGTCAACAATAGAGCAACAGGGCGATGTAGAGGCTGCGACTGTGGCTGTAACAAACAATCTTCGAGCTGCTGGTGTTGGAAACAAGTATGAGCACGGTGGAGTTGCCATGTATCGTTCGGATGATTCACAGGAGTTTGGCTGA
- the LOC131213233 gene encoding protein single-minded-like, with protein MPKSPTSRCAMKEKSKNAARSRREKENAEFLELAKLLPLPSAITSQLDKASIIRLTTSYLKMRQVFPEGLGDAWGSQHIPNNPRDLAIKELGSHLLQTLDGFIFVVAPDGKIMYISETASVHLGLSQVELTGNSIYEYIHNYDQDEMTSVLSLQPNMFVTSPVGAGGGGGGGGSGGGGGVATMADVHGSSALLGPGATVLAMVGDTAAVVESPISPFAGLLQPATPESPPQGASMAAPQSAGPNELPSLHHHRQHHQQQQQQQQQQQQLAESLSPLGSAPSTPFVGAAYGYGQSHQHHGHYHQNHHHHHHTYGQHQHSQTIEIERTFFLRMKCVLAKRNAGLTTSGYKVIHCSGYLKARIYPGDATYGDGHSCIQNLGLVAVGHSLPPSAITEIKLYQNMFMFRASMDLKLIFLDAKVAQLTGYEPQDLIEKTLYQYVHSADILHMRYSHQILMYKGQVTTKYYRFLTKGGGWTWVQSYATVVHNTRSSRPHCIVSVNYVLSNQEVQDLLLNEVQHSSSGNHVHQHQPANVKPEVVSVVSSKNTSTGSEASNDRSNEPATALVASVTPSTAGVPTHMSPVGGTLATRSSTNTVPSHPATYQYGALAPMTKDYPQAAPLQQDQQQQHQQQYPQHYQQVHQQDQQTQQHHHQLQQQRQPYQQQQQQANFIQLAALDGDASMGAVPVGPSACLVAQGHGVAPPMALHSAAHDSYELQMAGYDGSAAGGEPSGGGGYCLNPMGGGPESGSGQPEAAADAGPFLEPYYEQFYGGGYDTRNDPLGLRPFSASSNSCSSSEGDGPPMSAPVHSQQHQPQQQLHHRHQEPPRPQPHSVYAGGLADADGHHGNVQPLAPMLSVVSGVLRQASNLASGPGSGLDYGDLLETDSVDELHFASPNGHHLQHHLHRVGSYLYEAPLNGGKVPRGGTDSPFDTVLSQQQQQQQRSLHGYLEDSEPGQQQGSLRQLSEPMDEAASALIHGLDKMSPKQATTVSASGRSTTATTANESLTNNNANHCNGGTNGDPTANPHNNGHYPHPQHHLDQRNNKSKNNNNDSKISNNNDISHSAGKRYARSSVALADQPDVQEHYADSAFGSSQYTSVIVESSASSSSPTSSSSSSSTSSASLPQAATAGEFGRT; from the exons ATGCCGAAAA GTCCCACGTCCCGCTGTGCGATGAAGGAAAAGAGCAAAAACGCGGCCCGATCGCGGCGCGAGAAGGAGAATGCCGAGTTCCTGGAGCTGGCcaagctgctgccgctgccgagcGCCATCACGTCGCAGCTCGACAAGGCGTCCATCATCCGGCTGACCACGTCCTACCTGAAGATGCGCCAGGTGTTCCCGGAGGGCCTGGGGGACGCGTGGGGCTCGCAGCACATCCCGAACAATCCGCGCGACCTCGCCATCAAGGAGCTCGGGTCGCACCTGCTGCAGACGCTGGACGGgttcatcttcgtcgtcgcgcCGGACGGCAAGATCATGTACATCTCCGAGACGGCCTCGGTGCACCTCGGGCTGAGCCAGGTCGAGCTGACCGGTAACTCGATCTACGAGTACATCCACAACTACGACCAGGACGAGATGACGTCGGTGCTGTCCCTGCAGCCCAACATGTTCGTCACCTCTCCGgttggggctggtggtggcggcggtggcggcggtagtggcggtggcggcggggtcGCCACCATGGCCGACGTCCACGGTTCGTCGGCACTGCTCGGACCCGGTGCCACCGTGCTCGCCATGGTCGGGGATactgcggcggtggtggaatcACCCATCTCACCCTTCGCCGGACTGCTCCAACCGGCGACGCCGGAATCCCCTCCACAGGGCGCTTCGATGGCTGCTCCCCAGTCGGCAGGACCCAATGAGCTACCATCGTTGCATCACCACCGTcaacatcaccagcagcagcagcagcagcagcagcagcagcagcagctggcggaAAGCCTTTccccgctcggctcggcccctAGCACACCGTTCGTGGGAGCGGCGTACGGGTACGGGCAgtcccaccagcaccacggtCACTATCAtcagaaccaccaccaccaccaccacacctacggccagcaccagcactcCCAgacgatcgagatcgagcggACATTCTTTCTGCGCATGAAGTGCGTGCTGGCGAAGCGGAACGCTGGCCTCACGACGAGCGGCTACAAG GTGATCCACTGCTCCGGCTACCTGAAGGCTCGGATCTACCCGGGCGACGCGACGTACGGCGATGGGCACAGCTGCATCCAGAACCTGGGCCTGGTGGCGGTCGGTCACTCGCTCCCACCGTCGGCCATTACGGAAATCAAGCTCTACCAAAACATGTTCATGTTCCGTGCCAGCATGGACCTGAAGCTGATTTTTCTCGACGCCAA GGTCGCCCAGCTGACGGGGTACGAGCCACAGGATCTGATAGAGAAAACGCTCTACCAGTACGTCCACTCGGCCGACATCCTCCATATGCGCTACTCGCATCAAATCT TAATGTACAAGGGACAGGTTACGACGAAGTACTATCGATTCCTTACGAAGGGTGGCGGGTGGACGTGGGTGCAGTCGTACGCCACCGTCGTCCACAATACGCGCTCCTCGCGCCCACACTGCATCGTCAGCGTTAACTACGTGCTTAG CAATCAGGAAGTGCAGGACCTGCTGCTGAACGAGGTGCAGCACTCCTCCAGTGGCAACCACGTGCACCAGCATCAGCCGGCGAACGTGAAACCGGAGGTAGTGTCGGTTGTCAGCAGCAAGAATACGAGCACTGGCAGTGAGGCGTCGAACGACCGCAGCAACGAGCCGGCTACGGCGCTAGTAGCGTCGGTGACCCCGAGTACGGCGGGCGTTCCCACGCACATGTCTCCGGTCGGTGGTACGCTAGCAACCCGCAGCTCGACGAACACGGTGCCGTCGCATCCGGCGACCTACCAGTACGGTGCCCTGGCGCCGATGACGAAGGACTACCCACAGGCGGCCCCGCTGCAGCAggaccagcaacaacagcatcagcagcagtacccGCAGCATTATCAGCAGGTGCACCAGCAGGATCAGCAAACCCAGCAACATCACCATCAActccagcagcaacgccagccgtatcagcagcagcagcagcaggcgaaCTTTATTCAGTTGGCCGCGCTGGACGGTGACGCCAGTATGGgagcggtgccggtggggccTTCGGCCTGTTTGGTCGCGCAAGGCCATGGAGTCGCGCCACCGATGGCCCTGCACAGCGCCGCGCACGACAGCTACGAGCTGCAGATGGCCGGGTACGATGGGTCTGCGGCCGGTGGTGAgccgagcggtggcggtggctacTGCCTGAACCCGATGGGCGGTGGGCCGGAGTCTGGctccggccaaccggaagccgccGCAGACGCCGGACCGTTCCTGGAACCGTACTACGAGCAGTTCTACGGTGGCGGGTACGACACCCGGAACGATCCACTCGGGTTGCGCCCGTTTTCGGCCAGCTCaaacagctgcagcagctcggAGGGTGACGGCCCTCCCATGTCGGCTCCGGTGCACTCGCAGCAacaccagccccagcagcagctccatcaCCGGCACCAGGAACCGCCGCGACCGCAGCCGCATTCAGTCTATGCCGGTGGGCTTGCGGACGCCGATGGACATCATGGGAACGTGCAGCCTCTCGCCCCTATGCTCTCGGTGGTGTCCGGTGTGCTGCGGCAGGCGAGCAACCTGGCGTCGGGGCCTGGATCCGGGCTCGATTACGGCGATCTGCTGGAGACCGACAGTGTCGACGAGCTTCACTTTGCTTCCCCGAACGGAcatcacctccagca TCATCTTCATCGGGTCGGCTCCTACCTCTACGAGGCGCCCCTGAATGGTGGCAAGGTACCACGCGGTGGCACCGACTCCCCATTTGACACCGTACtctcacagcagcagcagcagcaacaacgctCCCTGCACGGCTACCTTGAAGATTCCGAaccggggcagcagcagggttCGTTGCGTCAGCTCAGCGAACCGATGGACGAGGCGGCATCAGCGTTGATCCACGGCCTCGACAAGATGTCCCCGAAGCAGGCGACTACGGTTTCTGCTTCCGGCAGAAGCACCACGGCCACAACGGCCAATGAGAGCTTAACTAATAACAACGCTAATCACTGTAACGGGGGCACTAATGGCGACCCAACCGCCAACCCACATAATAATGGCCACTATCCACACCCGCAGCACCACCTCGATcagcgcaacaacaaaagcaaaaacaacaacaatgacagTAAGattagcaacaacaacgacattTCCCATAGTGCCGGCAAGCGGTACGCGCGTTCGTCCGTGGCACTCGCCGACCAGCCGGACGTCCAGGAGCACTACGCCGACAGCGCGTTCGGTTCCTCCCAGTACACGAGCGTCATCGTCGAGTCATCggcgtcctcgtcgtcgccaacgtcgtcctcgtcgtcgtcctcaaCGTCCTCAGCGTCCCTGCCGCAGGCGGCGACGGCCGGCGAATTTGGCCGTACTTAG